The DNA region TAGCGACGCGCCTTGCCCGCCTGCATGCGGACGCGGCGCAGACGTCCCTCGACCTCGTCCACAATGTCGGAGAGCCGCAGAAGGTTCTGCTCGACGCGTTCGAGGCGACGCGCCGCTTCGTGGCGTTTCCCCCGCAAGCGGCTCACGCCGGCGGCTTCTTCGAACAACGCGCGGCGTTCGGCCGGCGAAGCCTGCAACAGTGCATCGACACGGCCCTGCTCGATGATGCTGTACGACTCGTTGCCGACCCCGGCGCCCGAGAGCATTTCGCGGATGGTGCGCAGCCGGCTCGCCTGGCCGTTGATCAGGTACTCCCCTTCGCCGCTGCGGTAGACGCGGCGGCTGACGCGCACCTCGTCGGCATCGAGGTCGAAGATCCGACCGCGGTTGTCGAGCGTCAGGGTCACCTCGGCAGACCCCAGCGGCCGATGGCCGGAGGCGCCATTGAAGATGACATCCGTCATCCCGTCGCCGCGGAGGGCCTTCGCGCTTTGCGAGCCTAGCACCCAGCGGATCGCGTCAACGACGTTGCTCTTGCCGGAGCCGTTCGGCCCGACCACCATCGTTACGCCGGGCGGAAACTCAAAGCGGCTCTTCTCCGCGAAACTCTTGAACCCGCTAAGTTCCAGTGCCTTGAGCATGACCGCGAAGGGGGGAAGGGCCGCGGCGGGCGCGCCAGGGTTGCCGGAGGCGGACTACCGCCCCGAGAACAGGTCGGGGAGAGGGGTCGCTACTCGGTAAGCGTCTGGTTCTACGGCGTCAACCTCGTCGGCGTCTTCGAGGGCCTCGACGTCGTCGGAGCCGATCTCGGCTTCTCGGTCGTAGGCGCGGCCCGTCTTCGGGAGTGCGTCTACCTCGAGGCGCGACGCCAGGGCGCCGTCGCGTTTGGCCTGCTGTAGGGCCTGTACGACATCCGGATAGGCGCCCCCTAGTTCAACAATCGCCCGAACGACGGCGTCGACCGTCGGCGGCACGACGCGCTTTTGAGGCTCCTCCCCCGCTGCGAACTTCGATACGGTGATCTCCGATCCCTGCATCCCATTGACGAGGATGTGGCGGCCCGCGTCGAGCATCAGTGGTAGTTGCAGCTGCTGCCCGACTCCGAAGAGCACGATCTCCGGGCGGTGGCTCCGGGTCAGGTGAATCACCGGCGGGCCCTCGACGTCGAGCACGTGGTAGGTGAACTGCCCCCCCATGCGCTCGCCGGAGACCAACGGGTCGTTCTCGTTCATCAGCCATAGGGAGCGGAACGCGCCGTAGCGTGTTTCCACGCTGCTCGTTGATAACAACGAACGGAGCCCTTCGTAGGCGAGCACGTTGTCCATCGTGCTCAGCGCGGCCAATGCGTTCACTCGGAAGGCGCGCTGCTCACGGGCGGCGGCCACCAGGGGTTCGACGGCCGAGGTGCGGTCCAGGTAGGCGAGCGCCTCAGCGGAGTAGAACCGCACTTCCGGGTCGCTGCTCTTGGCGCCACGCTCCAGGATCTCAGCCGCTTGATCCGTGCCGATCGCTTCGAGGCGGAGCGAGGCCTTGGAGGCAGTGAGCGGGTCGAGCAGTTGCGATTCGAGGAGCGTAAGCCGATGTTGTAGCTCCGCGGGAGACTCGTCGATCACCACCTCCCGCAGCACCCGCACCATCCGGCTCACGTTCTCTTTGTATCTGTCGTGCACCGCGATCTCAATGAAGGTCTCGTCTTTGGGCGTCGCCACGCCTTCCTTGCGGCCGCCGCGGTAGATGTGCATACGCAGGTTGATGGCCTTGGTGATCTCTAGCAGCATCCGTTTGGAACGATGCTCGTGCCCGATGATCAACCCCAGTGAACGGGATTTCGTGGCTACGGCGCCCCCCAGGATCCGGCCCTGCACCGCTTCGGCCTTGTCTTCCTCGGTCGAGGGGTCGACCAGGATCGGCCCTTCCGCGATCGCCAGCACGTGCCCGGAACGGATGATGCCGTCCAGCGCGGCCAGCTCCGACATGCGGGCCGCCAGCACCCAACCGCTCCGCAGGCTCTTGGTTTCGCTCCGCGCCGGAACGCGGACCTCCACGTCGATGCGGTCCCCTTCCTGGACGCCTGGACGCAGCACGGTACGCAGCAGCACCAAGGAAGTGTCGGGAGAAAGGAGCACCCGGTTGGGGTTCTCCACCTTTTCGCGGCTCATCTCGGTCAGCAGCGCGGCCCGCTGCGAGCTCGGGGCAGGGTCGCTGCCAGAACCATCGAGGCCGGTAGCCAGCGCCACGGCCTCGATCTTCACATAGTCGAGCCCCTGAGGCTGCGTGTAGCGGGCGATGTACCGGGCGTTGTCGGCCCCGGTAGGCTCCGCGATCACCACCGATTCGGGTGAGGAACGTAGCAACGACGTCATGCACCCGGCGCTCAAGGCGAGCGTCGCCAAACCTACTGCGAAGGGTGTGCGGAAAGCGGGCGCTTGGCCGTCCATGAAGTGCGTTCCCGTGGCGCCTATCGGTCGGCGGCCGCGCGGGAGACTCCCCCCGCTAGACGTTGGCGGCGCCGGGCGGGGAGGGTACTAGCTTCTACGTGATGGATCTAGTGCGATTGACGGCTTCCACTGCGCGACGTGCTAGCGACGCGAGCATACTTCCGAGACGCAATGCAAACGGGGCCGACGCATATGCGCCGGCCCCGTCTGAAGCATGAACCAGGATAGCCTTCTATGCTGACTGGGCGACTCAGGCCAACAGCAGTTCCTCGAACGCCAACGCCCACGCGTCTGTCGACGCCTCTTCGTCCGAGTCGTCCTCGAGTTGAGGCAGGTCGCTGTCAGAAGAATTGCCGTCGGCAGGGGCGGCGAGCAACTCGAGTGCGAGGTCCCGCTGGTCGTCGTCGGCGGGCGAAGCCGCGAGCTCCTGCAACGCCGTAGCTTGAGGCGCATCGTCCTCTTCGACCAAGAAGAACGCCGCGGCCGCACCGGTAGCTGGCGCCGCTAGCGAAGCCGCAGGCGCCGAAACGGTCCATCCGCCGTCCCCGAAGGAAGCGTAGTAGAGCAGCTCGGGATCGCCCAAGGGCTCGTCCTGCGTTGCGGCCACCGCCGGCACCTGCATGCCGTAGTGGTCTCGCCACACGGTGTAGTCGGCCAGGTCAACATACCCGTCGCCGTTGCCGTCCGCGCTCAGGTCGCCCTGCGTGCCGAACGAGGAACGCCACATTGCGAGGTCGCCCTGGTCGACCCAGCCGCTGCCGTCGTAATCGCCCATCGAAAGGGCGAGCGGCACGATCGGAATCGAGGTGTTGTAGAGATAGGTTTCTACCTCTCCGATAAACGCCCCTCCCGTCGGTCCTAGCTGTTCCGGGCCCCAGCGGAAAATGGCGCCCAGGGGCGTCGTACGCGCGGAGGCCGGGATTGCGACGTCGATCGTGATGTCGAACAGGTCGAGCGAAGAGGACGAGGGTGGGTCGAGGTTCACAATCACGTGCTCGCTCGCGTCGAACACGCGGTCGGCGTTGAAGTCGATCCAGACGTTCAGCACCGCGCCGTTGCCCTTGCCGGTAACGTGGAAGCGTTCAACCGTTCCGGGGGTGAGTCGGTCGTCGGCCCCAAGCAGCGTCACTCCGTCGTCGTCGTCTTCCAGCGGCGGCAGCTTGCCGTCGGTTTCGGCGGTCACGCCGGCGCCCAGGTAGTAGCCGGACACCACGACGTGCCAGGCGCCGTTCTCCGACAACAGCGTCGGGTAGCCAAGACCCAGGTCGCCGAAGTCGCGAGAGAACGCCAACGCGTCGGCCACGCCAAACTGCACGCCCGTTACCGGCGAGCCGGACTGCACATCGACCGTGAAAGCTCCGCCCTGGCTGGGCGCGGTCTGGATCAGCGAGGCGCCCAGCGCGACGCGGAGGTCGACGAGTCCCACCGGGAGGTTGGTGAACGTAAACTGGCCATTGGCGTCGGTAGTTGCCGAGGGCTCCGTCGCGGGATCGAACTGCTGATTGCTATCGACATCGACAAAGACCACCACGCCCGATTGCCCCACCTCTGAGCCGCCCCGCACTCCGTCGCCGTTGGCGTCATTGAACACGATCCCGGACGCGGTCCCCAATAACTCCGGCGCCCGGAACCCAAAGAGCGTGCCGCCGATCGAGCCGGCCCGCGGAACGTTCACCAGGCGAGACCCGTTGTTCGCGGGGTCGGTCTGCGCAAATGGAGCCAAGGGTTCGGCTCGGACAACCTGCTGTCCGGCCCCAACGCCCTGGATCGTGTAGCTGCCGTTTGCCGCAGAGATAGCAAATGGCTCTCCGGGATCAGCGACTCCGTTCGGGGCGCCAACTTCTACGAACACCTTGAAACCAGCGAGCCCTGGCTCGCCGTTATCGCGGAGGCCGTTGCCATTCAGGTCGTTGTAGACCACGCCAGACACGGTACCCACGACCGACGGGTCGGTCAGCGGGGGGGCAATCAGGAAGTCTTGCGGCAACGGATCGACGCCGTTCACGACCGGGATGGCGATGCTGCCGCCCACCGGGTTGGTAACGGTCCAGCCCGAGGGGAGCGAAGCGGGGTCCACCGCCAAGTTGAAGAAGCTGAAGCTGCCGCTCGGCAGCGGGACGTCGGTGATCGCGTAAGCGCCCGTGGCGTCGGACTCAGCAAAGGGCTCGGCGCCATCGCGGAAGCCGTTTCCATTCATATCGACGTAGATGCGGATCCCTTCAAGCGCCGTGTCCTGAGGGACATCGAGGACGCCGTTGGCCATGACGTCGCTGTAGACATTGCCCTCGAACGTCGCGGTGGGCGCCTCGGCCCGGACCAAGAAGTTGATTCCGCGGACGTGGTCCCGGTAGGTTTGACCGAGCCCGCCAAAGTCCACGAACGAGACCGGCGCCTCGGTAAGGGGGTCATACTGGATGTCGTAGTGGATCTTGGGGTCGAACACGGCAAAATCGCCGGCGAAGAGCGGAGGCGGCACAACCAGCGCGCCGGTGGAATCGACAAACTGGAACTCTTGGTGGAAGCTGCCAAAGGGATTCACCCCTTCGATCGGGAGCAGTTCCGTGTCCATCACCTCAACCAAACGGGTGCGGTTCCACACATTGAACCAGTCTTCGGAGATCACCCATTCGCTGCGGTACTTATCGAGGAAGTCAGCCGGCGTGGTGGGGGCTTGGCCGATCACCGCCCCCGCGGCGTCTAGCAGGTCGTCGCCCGGGTTCATGGCATTGGTCGCGGCGTCGCCGGCCAGCCGCACGACGTAGCGGTAGTCCACGATGTCTGCGTTGGCGAGGTTGCCTATGTCGGACGCGGTGCGTAGCAGGGGGACGTCGAAATAGTAGTTGCCGTCGTCGCCGGTGAGGAATCGATCGACGAGGATTTCGTCAGTATTCCCGTCCGTGCCAGTGACTTGCAGATAGACCTCCACGGAGACGTTTTCGAGGAAGTTCTCTGGCCTGACGCCGTTGTTAGCGCCTGGCTGCGATTCGCCGAAGCTTTGGTCGAGGAGGCGTTCGACCTCCCCTAGTCGGTCGTACCGCCCATCGGGCTTGATCAGACCGTCGTTTGAATCCGCGTATGTCTGAAGCCAGCGATCGTAGCTAAACAAGCCATCCTGGCGGGCTGGCGTGGCGGGGTTGAGGTCGTGATCGACGCGCTGGTCCTGGCCGACGAAGCCTTGGATGCGGAACGTGTCGCCGAGCGTGATCTTCGTGTCGCCGTCCTGGTCTTCGGTGACCGCCGCGTCGTACAGGCCGTACTGTTGGCCATTCACGGTGAAGGTGCGGTCCGCGAGGCTGCGGTCGCCGCCGTGCCAAGTCAGCTCCGAAGCGACAAGCGCCAAGTTGGTATCGCCGAAGTTCTCGATCTGCACCCGCCAGCCGCGAGTCGTTGGCGTATCGCTGAAGACTGTTACGCCGGTGCCCGGGAACAAGTCGTTGCCCGCCACAAAGCCGCGCTGCACATACGGCATGCCGGTTGCTGGATCGTAAGACAGCTTGTCGTCGGAGCGCTCGCCCCAATGCCGGTTCGACGAGAACGTGAAGACGAAGTTTCCACCGTCAGGATCGATGTCTAGATCGGGCTCCCCTCGGAGGTTAGCGCTTCCGAACTCGAACTGGGGCACATCGTTCGGATCGAACGACGTCCGCGCGTCGAAGTAGTGGTTCAACTCGCTATGAACGCCGTCCGGCGAGATGAGCGTGACGCGCAGGTTTTCGATGTTCTGGGCGCCCGCCCCGCCAATCTCTATCTGCAGCTCGACCCACTCTACCTGCTGTGTGTTCGGGGAAGGGACCGAAAACTCCGTGAACTGCGATCCGGTGCGGATCGGGTTGGGCGCGGGCGTGAACGGCCCGGTCGGCTGCCCCATGGGCGCACCGTCAGCATCAACGCCCTGCACCACCCGCTGATAGTACTCGTCGTAGAAGGCTTGGTTGTCTCCCGAGCCAGTCACGCCCGGAACGATCAAGTCGGGGAGTCCCCCCAAAGGGGCGGGAGCGTTCTCGCCCGCCACCACCGCGGCGTTCAAGGCGTTCGCGAACGGCGGAAGGTCGAACGTTGTGAATGTCTTTTCGTTTAGCTGCGTGCCGCGGCTTTGGTTCACGCTTCCCTGCAACCACTGCTCGGCAAGCTTGACGGCTAGTCCTGCGTCAATCACGCCGTGCCCGAAACCAATCTCGCTGTCGAGGACCCCGCGGCCCTGGGATACCGTGTAGCCAGCCCCGTTGGCGTAGAGGTCGGGATCGGCCTCGCCACCTCCCAGAAATCCCCCCCCCGGATTCATCAGCGGATGGAACAACACCCCGGCGCCATTGGCGAAGAGCCCTTCGGTCACGAGCCCGGGGGGAGGCGGGTCGGGGGTGTCTTCGTAGTAGTCGAAGAACAAGTCGCCGATCGCGTACGTAGTGGCCACAAACTCTGGCACATGAAACAGTTCGTTGCGGTTGGTGATCCACAGGTTCTTCAGCGGACCGATCGCTTCTCCGCCTTGGGACGGTCCATCAAACGCGGCGGTCTGCCGCGAGGAGCGGACCAGGATTTCTTGGATGTCGCGGTAGCTGAGGTTGGGTTCTGCTTCCAGCATCAGCGCGATCACGCCCCCTACGACCGAGGCGGAAGCCTCAGTGCCGCGGAAGCGAGACGTGTAGGCGAAGTCCAAGAAATTGTCGCCGTCGAACTCCAGACCGGTGAACGGGTCGGCGGGGAGGTTGTAGCCTTCCAGGTCGAACCGATTCGGATCGTCAATGCTGGCGACTAGGTCGGTCGTCCAGATGCCGCTACCGACCTCGGGCTCGCCGATGATGGGGAGCGGGCCGGACCCGGTCTGACCCGCGACCAGCACGCCGGCGCCCGCCTCGGGGTAGGACGTGAAGGTTCCATCGAAGTTATTGTAGAAACCGTCGTGATCAACGCCCGTCACGCCGATCGTGTAGCGCGAGTTTACGTAGCCGTCGTAGCCGCCGAAGTCCCAGACGCCGTTGATGCCGATGTCGCCGGCCGGGTTGGGGTTGGCGCCGTTGCCCGACTCAATCACGTGGATGGCGCCCAGGCCGTTGCGGCCATAGAGGACGGAGTCACGAAGTGCCTCAAGGACGTCGGTCGGCTGGTTCGAGCCGGGCACGTCGTTGGGGCCCGAGGTGAGGCGGTCGTTGTCGCCCCCCCGCCAGGTGTGGATGTAGATGTCGATCGGGGCGGCGCCGGTGGTTGGGTCGCCGACGATTCCGTAGCGGATGGCGTCGCGGATCACCTCGTCGCTCGGCGCCCCCTCGGGGTCGAACCCAAAGACGCGGATCGGCACCAGCGTTGAGTTGTACGCGATGCCGGCGATCCCCTCGCCGTTGTTCCCGACCGCTCCGGCAATGCCGGCGACCGCGGTGCCACGGCCCGCGTTCGTGTAGGGGAGCCCGGTGTTGGGGTCGAGCGCCACCGTGCCGGTTGCGGGATCGAAGAGCACGACGTTGCCGATCAGCGGATCGATATCGATCCCGACCAAGTCGCCGTTTGCGTCGATGCCGGCGCCCAGGAACTGGCTGATGTTGGCGGCGAGGTCGGGGTGGTTGAGCTGGATGCCATTGTCAACAATCGCGATCACCACGCCACGACCGGTGTATCCGCCCCCCAGCCATGCGGGCAGCACGTTAGCGTCCTCGCCGGGTGTGCCGAAGATGTCTTGCAGCGTCCGGTCGCCGATTTCTTGCCCCGTGTTGACGATGTGCCACTGGTAGTCGAGCAGGTACGGATCGTTCGGCAGCAACGAGGCGGCCGACATCACGTGGCGGTCTTCGAGGCGCTCGAACGAACGCGCGGCGCGGCCGCGCGGTTTCGCTCCGGCGCTTTGCGCGTGGGGTCGTGCGAAGCTGGTGAGGGCTCCGAAGAGACTCTGCGAGCGACTGGAGCGATGACGCTTCTTCGACATGGGAGTGCCTTAGTGACCGCCCGCTTTGAACGGGCGGCCAAGTTTGTTCCAAACGTGAGGGAGTCGTGGGTCCGACCCACGACGCGCCCCCGGGTGGGGCGGGAATAAAACAGTGGTTCGATGGGCAACGGGGCGGCGACGGATCGCGTGAACGCCACTCAACTGATCGTAATTGCAGGGAAAAAATCGGTCAAACAGTTTGGTCTGCAAGACTTGGGCCGTTTTTAACGCCCCCGTGTCACGCAAAATCTCTCTTCGTCTCGAAAAAATGACGCCCGGGGGGCGCCGCGGCTCTCGAACCAAACCCTGCCCTGGTTCAGCCGGACCGCGATTGCGGAGTTTTTTCGCCGATTTTTCGGCAAATACGTTGGCCGGACGAATCGCGGACGTAGTAACCGAGCCACGCCGCACTCGAAGGCGATCGGCCGAAAACTTTGACGCTTATGACGGAACGACTGATTCTGCCGATCGTATCGCTCCGATATTTCTAGCGAGCGACCGGCCGTTAGCGCCGGAACGTGCGGAGTGCGCGATGGCCCCTGCTGGGAGTTGGGGCCACCGGCGCCGGGATGGATCGATATTCTGGGGGGGATAGTCATGACGCTCTACCGCTGCGCGGCTGCATGCTGCGCGACGCTCGTACTCTGGACGGCCGACGCATCGGCTCAGGCGCCAACCCGCCGCGCTAGCCAAGCGATGCTGTTTCGCTCCGCGGACCAAAACCCCTGGGTCGACGCCCATGGCAACCCGGCCGTTGTGCCTGCCGGATACGGCGGCGTCGCGGACCCCTACTCGCAGGGTTACGGGGGCTGCCCCACCGGAGGGTGCCCCAACGGTGGGTGCTACGACGGCGGCGGCGGCTACTGCGACGGAAGCGGCTACGGCGGCGGTGGCGGGTGCGACGGCATGTCGAACGGCGCCCGCTTCCCTGCGACCGATCAGATGATGGACGCCTTCGGCGGCGGCATGAATCTGAACACCGAACAGTGCGGGCCCCACTACTTCGACTTCGCGGTGGAGTGGGTGCTGATGCAACGCACCTCGGTTGGCAACTCGTCGACCCCCATCTCCCAGGACAACCTTGGCGGACCTATCGTTCTCACCTCGGGAGACGGCAATCCGAACATGGAGTCGGGCTTCCGTCTGACCGGCCGGTACGACGTGGGCGCCCTGAGCTTTGTCGAGGTGGCCTACACCGGCCTGTTCGACATGGACGGCAGCGCCTCGGTCCGCGATGAAAACGGCACGGGCGACCTCTACACGCCATTCACCGCCTTCGGCACGAACCCAGCCGATTTGGACGCCAACCCCCAGTTCGACGGCACCGACCGTGCACTGGAACACCGCGTTTACTACGATGCGGAGCTGCAAACCGCCGAGATCAGCTACCGGCGCTACTGGGTGGGGTACAGCCCCCGGGTCACCGGCACGCTGCTGTGGGGCTTCCGCTTTACTAAGCTGAACGAACGGTACGGGTTCCAGTCTCAGGGGAGCCGGCCCGTCGCCCCCGCGACCCCGGCCTCGGCGGAGTTCCTGGTGGTCACGGACAACAATCTGGCCGGCGCCCAAGTTGGCGGTGACGGGTGGGTCACCATCCGGCAGGGCCTGCGTATCGGCGGCGAGGCCAAGGTTGGTCTCTACGGCAACCACTACACGATCGACTACGCCGCGTCGCAGAACAACTTCTTTGCGGGGATGACGCCCATCAACGA from Pirellulimonas nuda includes:
- a CDS encoding flagellar basal body P-ring protein FlgI, whose protein sequence is MTSLLRSSPESVVIAEPTGADNARYIARYTQPQGLDYVKIEAVALATGLDGSGSDPAPSSQRAALLTEMSREKVENPNRVLLSPDTSLVLLRTVLRPGVQEGDRIDVEVRVPARSETKSLRSGWVLAARMSELAALDGIIRSGHVLAIAEGPILVDPSTEEDKAEAVQGRILGGAVATKSRSLGLIIGHEHRSKRMLLEITKAINLRMHIYRGGRKEGVATPKDETFIEIAVHDRYKENVSRMVRVLREVVIDESPAELQHRLTLLESQLLDPLTASKASLRLEAIGTDQAAEILERGAKSSDPEVRFYSAEALAYLDRTSAVEPLVAAAREQRAFRVNALAALSTMDNVLAYEGLRSLLSTSSVETRYGAFRSLWLMNENDPLVSGERMGGQFTYHVLDVEGPPVIHLTRSHRPEIVLFGVGQQLQLPLMLDAGRHILVNGMQGSEITVSKFAAGEEPQKRVVPPTVDAVVRAIVELGGAYPDVVQALQQAKRDGALASRLEVDALPKTGRAYDREAEIGSDDVEALEDADEVDAVEPDAYRVATPLPDLFSGR
- a CDS encoding S8 family serine peptidase, producing MSAASLLPNDPYLLDYQWHIVNTGQEIGDRTLQDIFGTPGEDANVLPAWLGGGYTGRGVVIAIVDNGIQLNHPDLAANISQFLGAGIDANGDLVGIDIDPLIGNVVLFDPATGTVALDPNTGLPYTNAGRGTAVAGIAGAVGNNGEGIAGIAYNSTLVPIRVFGFDPEGAPSDEVIRDAIRYGIVGDPTTGAAPIDIYIHTWRGGDNDRLTSGPNDVPGSNQPTDVLEALRDSVLYGRNGLGAIHVIESGNGANPNPAGDIGINGVWDFGGYDGYVNSRYTIGVTGVDHDGFYNNFDGTFTSYPEAGAGVLVAGQTGSGPLPIIGEPEVGSGIWTTDLVASIDDPNRFDLEGYNLPADPFTGLEFDGDNFLDFAYTSRFRGTEASASVVGGVIALMLEAEPNLSYRDIQEILVRSSRQTAAFDGPSQGGEAIGPLKNLWITNRNELFHVPEFVATTYAIGDLFFDYYEDTPDPPPPGLVTEGLFANGAGVLFHPLMNPGGGFLGGGEADPDLYANGAGYTVSQGRGVLDSEIGFGHGVIDAGLAVKLAEQWLQGSVNQSRGTQLNEKTFTTFDLPPFANALNAAVVAGENAPAPLGGLPDLIVPGVTGSGDNQAFYDEYYQRVVQGVDADGAPMGQPTGPFTPAPNPIRTGSQFTEFSVPSPNTQQVEWVELQIEIGGAGAQNIENLRVTLISPDGVHSELNHYFDARTSFDPNDVPQFEFGSANLRGEPDLDIDPDGGNFVFTFSSNRHWGERSDDKLSYDPATGMPYVQRGFVAGNDLFPGTGVTVFSDTPTTRGWRVQIENFGDTNLALVASELTWHGGDRSLADRTFTVNGQQYGLYDAAVTEDQDGDTKITLGDTFRIQGFVGQDQRVDHDLNPATPARQDGLFSYDRWLQTYADSNDGLIKPDGRYDRLGEVERLLDQSFGESQPGANNGVRPENFLENVSVEVYLQVTGTDGNTDEILVDRFLTGDDGNYYFDVPLLRTASDIGNLANADIVDYRYVVRLAGDAATNAMNPGDDLLDAAGAVIGQAPTTPADFLDKYRSEWVISEDWFNVWNRTRLVEVMDTELLPIEGVNPFGSFHQEFQFVDSTGALVVPPPLFAGDFAVFDPKIHYDIQYDPLTEAPVSFVDFGGLGQTYRDHVRGINFLVRAEAPTATFEGNVYSDVMANGVLDVPQDTALEGIRIYVDMNGNGFRDGAEPFAESDATGAYAITDVPLPSGSFSFFNLAVDPASLPSGWTVTNPVGGSIAIPVVNGVDPLPQDFLIAPPLTDPSVVGTVSGVVYNDLNGNGLRDNGEPGLAGFKVFVEVGAPNGVADPGEPFAISAANGSYTIQGVGAGQQVVRAEPLAPFAQTDPANNGSRLVNVPRAGSIGGTLFGFRAPELLGTASGIVFNDANGDGVRGGSEVGQSGVVVFVDVDSNQQFDPATEPSATTDANGQFTFTNLPVGLVDLRVALGASLIQTAPSQGGAFTVDVQSGSPVTGVQFGVADALAFSRDFGDLGLGYPTLLSENGAWHVVVSGYYLGAGVTAETDGKLPPLEDDDDGVTLLGADDRLTPGTVERFHVTGKGNGAVLNVWIDFNADRVFDASEHVIVNLDPPSSSSLDLFDITIDVAIPASARTTPLGAIFRWGPEQLGPTGGAFIGEVETYLYNTSIPIVPLALSMGDYDGSGWVDQGDLAMWRSSFGTQGDLSADGNGDGYVDLADYTVWRDHYGMQVPAVAATQDEPLGDPELLYYASFGDGGWTVSAPAASLAAPATGAAAAFFLVEEDDAPQATALQELAASPADDDQRDLALELLAAPADGNSSDSDLPQLEDDSDEEASTDAWALAFEELLLA